In Aciduliprofundum sp. MAR08-339, a single window of DNA contains:
- a CDS encoding UPF0147 family protein has translation MSEKDKLYQEIVGMLEELSEDTSLPRNIRKGISNAKDILTKNGQALDVRIASAIFALDEIANDPNIPVHGRTMVYMIMGKLETLSKEISS, from the coding sequence ATGAGCGAAAAAGATAAACTTTACCAGGAGATAGTTGGTATGCTGGAGGAGTTGAGTGAAGATACCTCGCTCCCAAGGAATATAAGGAAGGGTATTTCAAATGCAAAGGATATTCTCACCAAGAATGGCCAGGCATTGGATGTGCGCATTGCAAGCGCCATATTCGCACTTGATGAAATCGCAAACGATCCAAACATACCCGTTCACGGTAGAACCATGGTGTATATGATAATGGGCAAACTGGAAACCCTCTCCAAGGAGATTTCGTCATAA
- a CDS encoding Lrp/AsnC family transcriptional regulator — protein sequence MEDDSIMSAYYSNQIVTALIGVKVDTKSIEDFANEAREFTNVEDVFLVTGEYDIIVKVKFPSYGELKDFIVNKLSKLDGVMKTETMMVVNTYKERGIKFE from the coding sequence ATGGAAGATGACTCAATAATGAGTGCTTATTACAGCAATCAGATTGTAACCGCACTTATTGGGGTTAAGGTTGACACAAAGAGTATTGAGGATTTCGCAAACGAGGCAAGGGAATTTACCAATGTGGAAGATGTTTTTCTCGTCACGGGGGAGTATGATATTATCGTGAAGGTGAAATTCCCCTCCTACGGAGAGTTAAAGGATTTCATTGTGAACAAACTCTCCAAACTTGATGGTGTTATGAAGACTGAAACCATGATGGTTGTGAACACCTACAAGGAGAGAGGAATAAAATTTGAATGA
- a CDS encoding MarC family protein yields the protein MDLNTFLHIFIPLFAVIDPFAALPLYMSLTAGLSEGQRRKIVKEASITAIVLLIFFEYLGIYILDFMGISIEALMIAGGLLMLMVSIEMVKEGDKPRSTNKKTALHEETGDVGIVPLGTPMLAGPGAISLVIILMGKYPGESVSIAVSIISIVLLTSLIFLGANYISRIMGEKGARAFTRVMGLLVAAFAVQYILDGIAQYFGI from the coding sequence ATGGATTTGAATACCTTCCTTCACATTTTCATACCCCTATTTGCTGTTATAGACCCCTTCGCTGCCCTTCCACTTTACATGTCTCTTACAGCAGGACTCAGCGAGGGGCAGAGGAGGAAAATAGTAAAGGAGGCTTCCATCACAGCCATAGTTCTCCTAATATTCTTTGAATACCTGGGCATATACATCCTTGATTTCATGGGAATATCCATTGAAGCCCTTATGATTGCAGGGGGTCTTCTAATGCTCATGGTGAGTATTGAAATGGTAAAGGAGGGAGATAAGCCCAGAAGCACGAACAAGAAAACCGCACTCCACGAGGAGACTGGAGATGTGGGTATTGTACCCCTGGGAACACCCATGCTCGCCGGTCCTGGCGCCATATCCCTCGTAATAATTCTTATGGGAAAGTATCCAGGTGAGAGTGTATCAATTGCAGTATCCATAATATCCATAGTACTTCTAACCTCACTGATATTTCTGGGTGCAAATTACATTTCAAGAATAATGGGAGAGAAGGGTGCCAGGGCATTTACCCGTGTGATGGGACTTCTTGTGGCCGCTTTTGCCGTGCAGTACATTCTTGATGGAATAGCACAGTACTTTGGAATATAG